In Desulfuribacillus stibiiarsenatis, a genomic segment contains:
- the pstC gene encoding phosphate ABC transporter permease subunit PstC, whose translation MTDHNTLEANSKQQMNSLNLTVRDKIKNKTGVSARYNKFVEYIMPKILFLISTISIFVTLGIVYTLFESTITFFSFVSIKEFLTGTRWTPLFEPQQFGILPLLLGSVLVAVIAIAIAGPIGLGAAVYLSQYAPDRVKKTLKPILEVLAGVPTIVYGFFALNFITPVLQSLMPGLGLFNALSAGIAVGIMIIPMIASLSEDAMAAVPKHIREGAYALGSTRFEAAYKVIIPGALSGIIASFVLAISRAIGETMIVTIAAGAMPNFTFNPLEPVQTMTAYIVQVSLGDTPYRSIAYYTIYAVGMTLFIITFVMNIFANWLTKKFREEY comes from the coding sequence ATGACAGATCACAACACGCTGGAAGCTAATTCAAAACAACAAATGAATAGCTTAAATCTCACTGTTAGAGATAAAATCAAAAATAAAACGGGAGTATCTGCTAGATACAATAAATTCGTAGAATATATTATGCCAAAAATCCTTTTTCTGATTTCTACAATTTCGATATTTGTTACTTTAGGTATTGTTTATACATTATTTGAATCAACAATCACGTTTTTTAGTTTCGTTTCCATTAAAGAATTCTTAACTGGAACGCGATGGACTCCATTGTTTGAACCACAGCAATTTGGAATTCTGCCCTTACTTTTAGGGTCTGTCCTTGTGGCTGTTATTGCGATTGCGATTGCTGGTCCAATAGGTCTGGGAGCAGCAGTTTACTTAAGCCAGTATGCACCTGATCGGGTGAAGAAGACATTAAAACCTATTTTAGAGGTATTAGCTGGAGTACCAACCATTGTTTACGGTTTTTTTGCATTGAATTTTATTACACCAGTACTTCAATCACTGATGCCGGGTTTAGGATTGTTTAATGCATTAAGTGCGGGTATAGCTGTGGGAATTATGATTATACCGATGATTGCTTCTTTAAGTGAAGATGCAATGGCAGCAGTGCCGAAACATATTCGTGAAGGGGCTTACGCATTAGGATCGACACGGTTTGAAGCTGCGTATAAGGTAATTATTCCAGGGGCACTCTCTGGAATTATAGCGTCATTTGTATTAGCAATATCCCGAGCGATAGGGGAGACAATGATTGTAACTATCGCAGCGGGAGCAATGCCGAATTTCACTTTTAATCCATTAGAACCAGTGCAGACAATGACTGCCTATATTGTGCAAGTTAGCTTAGGTGATACTCCGTATCGTAGTATCGCATATTATACGATTTATGCTGTTGGTATGACACTATTTATTATTACCTTTGTTATGAATATATTCGCGAACTGGCTAACGAAGAAATTTAGAGAGGAGTACTAA